CTCCGGCGCCTTCCCGGTAAGGAACGCCGGAGCGAGCTTGCGAATGCGGCGGACGGATGAAATCCGGCCGGCGATGCTATACAATAAACGGTAAACCGAGTTTAACGGCTTACCGCTAAAGGAAGGGATATCAGGATGGGTGTCGTCGATATTACGGAGACGAATCCGGCATTTTTTATCGTAACCGCATTGTTCGTTACTTTTATTCTCTCCATGTTCAGCCTCGGGGTCCTGCGCATGTTCCAGGGAAAACGCACCCAAGGCGTCATGCTGATCGGAGCGGGATTGATCGGCATCGCGGCTTTTGTGATCGTGATTGCTTCCGGGGTCGTGACGCTCTAGCCCAAAGAAGCGCACAATTTCAAGAGCCTCCGGCAGAATCGGCCATTCATGCCGCTGCCGGACCGGTCACGTGCCGCCTCCCGCGCACGTGTCCGTCGATTCGCGCCGGATGAGTTTCGTGGGCAACAGCGTTTCCCGGTGCACGTCGCCGGGATGCTTGATGCGCCACAGCAATTGGGCGAACGCTTTGCGCGCGAACTGGTCGAGGTCGATGTCCATGGTCGTGATTTTGGGATCGGAGATTTGCGAGAAATGCGAGTTATCGAACCCGCAGATCGAGACGTCCTCCGGAATCCGAAGACCGAGATGCTTTAAGGCGGCGCAGACGAAAAACGCGAAGCCGTCGTTCAGGCAAAACCAGGCGCTCGGCTGTTGCCGCAGCGATTGAACCGTTTCCGAGATCCATGTTTCGTCCTCCTTGACATGAACGAACATCAGATCTTGCCGGGGCTCGATTCCGTGATCCCGCAAGGCCAGCATGTATCCTTCCCACCGTTCCTGGTAACTCGGCGAAGCGTCCGTATTTCCGATGACGGCGATATGGCGGTGGCCGAGATCGATCAGATGCTTGACGGCGAGATAGGCGCCGAAACGGTTGTTGGTCAATACGGCGTCCGCCTGGATGAGCGGGTGGTGATGGTCGACAAGCACGGTCGGAATGTCCCGGGAAATCACCTTGTTAATATAATCGGTGCTGATATGCGACAGCACCAGCACGCCTTCCACCAGGCGGTCGTCGATAAAATCGGGCAACGTCAAGGTGTCGCGCGCGGACGGGTTGACGGATTGAATCAGCAGCCTGATGTTGTGCTGCTGCGCTTCCCGTTCGATGGCCAGAAAGATGTCTCCGAAAAACGTCTTTGTGGTAAAGGTGAATTCCGACGCGATAAGCCCGATCGATCGCGCCTGCTTGCTTCCTCCCCGGCTTCTTTTCCTCTCGTATTGATAACCCATCTCCTCGGCGGTCCGGATAACTTTGCGCCGCGTCTCCTCGCTTACGCCGTCCTTGCCGGACAACGCCTGCGACACGGAGTTTTTCGAAATCTTCAGCCGGTCCGCTATATCTTGCATCACGATTTTCTTCGGCATGGATGAGATCCTCTCTTGCATTTTGTAACGTTACAAAAATACTATACCCCGTAAAAGTGAAAAAGTAAATGCAATCCTTCTATAAATAATATAGATATATAATTAAGGCAGCGCCGCTTGCAACGTCTTGACAACGAATTTTGATGAGGCAATAATGTAATTGTAAGGGTTGTAGTAACGTGACAGATTTTATGTAATCCTAATTTTCACCTAATTGTCATTCTTGTCACGCTTGTCACGCAAGAAGGGGGATGAGAGTCCGGAATCCGCAAAGGCTGTTGGTTATTTTGTCCGTTTTCAAAAACAACATGCTACAGGGGGAGTTACCAATGAAAAAACGTGTTTCGTTAATCACGACCGTTGTTTTTCTGCTTTTCCTCGTGTTGTCGGCATGTTCCGGTGACGACGCGTCTCAACCGAGCGCAAGCCCGACTACTGCCGAAAAAGTCAAAATCCGGCTGTCTACTTGGGCGGGCGCCGACGAGGCCAAGGAGCTGCAAGCCATCCTTGACAAACTGAACGCGAAGTCGACCCGTTACGAAATCGTGCAGGACTCCAATCCGGCGGAATACGATACGCGGCTGATCACGCAGCTCTCGGGCGATTCGGGTCCCGATCTGTTCTGGATCAGCGCGCAGCGCGCGGCTCAATTCTCCGCCGAAGGAGCGCTGCTTGACATTACGGACCGGTTGAAAGGCTCCAGCCATCCGGCGGGCAAGACGGACGACTACTACGAATCGTCCTTGCAGCCGTTTACGCATAACGGCAAAATTTACGGACTGCCGTGGCTGCAGCAGCCGGTCATGATGTATGTGAACAAGTCGCTGTTCGACAAGGCGGGAATCAAGTATCCGGACGAAACCTGGACGTGGGACCAATTCCTCGACGCGGCGACGAAATTAACCAAGGACAGCTCCGGCAAGCATGCCGGCGAACCCGGATTCGACAGAAACAACATCGTTCAGTGGGGCTTTACCGTCAACGGTTGGCCGCCTGTGCAAATGTTCATCTGGCAAAACGGCGGCGAGGTTATCTCGGAAGACCTCAAATCGTCGCCGATCGATTCGCCTGAAGCGATCCGGGCGTTCAAGTTCTACGCCGACCTGATCAAAGGTCCGGTTACGCCGTCCCAGCAAATCATTCGCGACCGCGGCTTCGACCAGATGTTCCGGAACGGCCAAGTGGCGATGTTCATGGGAGGCGCGGCGGACAACCTGGATTCCACTGTGGAGAACGTGCAAGCGTATATGGTGCCGGCCGGTCCGTCTGGCGTGCGCGCCACGTTCGGCGACATTCTGGGCATGGGCATCAACGCGAAAACCAAACACGCGGACGCCGCGTTCGAAGCGCTGCTTGATCTGACGGATGCCATCCACCATTGGAAGATCATGCCGCCGCGGAAGTCGCTGGCCGATCTCAAGACGCTGCAGGAGCTTCATCCGAAGAAAGCTCATTCTCTGGAGGCCATTATCGCTTCCATGCAATATGCGAGACCGTATCGGTATTTCCAAAATTATCCGAACTGGGACAACGTTTTCTGGACCCAACTGATGGACCCGATCGTCAACGCCGGGGCCGATCCGGAGCAGTTGATTCCGAAAGTGAAGCCGCTGCTCGAAAATGCCTTGAAATAACCCGTCCGCTGCCGGCGGGAGGCGCGCCCGCCTCCCGCCGGCGGCTAAACAGAACGGGGAAAGGAGATGCAGCGGCATGGATCATTATACGGCGACGCTCGTCCGATGGATGCTTGTGCCCGTGATGTTGTTTGCGGTCGCCGCGGCGTTGTACGCCGTTTTCCGCAAAATCGGCTGGAAACGGAAGCAAGCGATGGGACTGGCGCTTATTTCGCCATGGTTGACCGGGTTCGTCCTGTTTACGGTATACCCGCTGCTCGACTCGTTGTATTTGAGCTTCACCCGGTCGAGTCTGTTCGGGAAGACGGTCTGGGTCGGCCTGGACAACTACATCAAGCTGTTCACCAACGATATCGAGTTTTGGCCGTCCGTTCGCATTACGCTGCTGTATGCCGCGTTGTCCCTGCCGATCGGGGTTTTGGGCGCGCTGCTGGTGGCGATGCTGCTGAACAATAAGATCAAGGGCATCGGCATTTACCGCACCATTTATTTTTTGCCCGCCGTGCTGCCGGAGGTGGCGGTCGCGCTGCTGTGGCGGTGGATGTTCAACAGTGAATCGGGGGTCATCAACTATGCGTTGTCGCCGGTGTATACCACGTTCGGCTGGGGCAAGCCGAACTGGTTCGGCGACCCGGACTTCGTGCTGCCCGCGTTCGTCATCATGAGTGTCTGGGGCGTCTTCGGGACGAACACCGTCGTCTTTCTGGCGGGCCTGCAGGGAGTGCCTCGATCGCTGTACGAAGCGGCGGAAATCGACGGGGCGAGCGCGTTCAGGAAGTTCTGGCACATTACGGTGCCGCAGATTTCCCCCGTCATCCTGCTTCAGGTCGTGATGGGCATGATCGGAGCGCTGCAGATCTTTACGATCGCGATGTTTGTCCGTCCGACGTCCGCGGCGGGCAAATTCATGAACCAACTCGTCTATGAGCGCGGATTCACGCAATTGCACATGGGCGAGGCTTCGGCGATCGCATGGGTGCTGTTTATCCTCATTCTGGCGCTGACGCTGCTCGTCTTCCGGTCAACGCCGGCCTGGGTTCATTACGAATCGGACGTGCGGCGGTAGAGGAGGGGCGTACGCATGACAATTACGGCAAAACATTGGAAGGCGCTCCGTCTCGGCGTCATTTATGCCATCACTACGCTGCTTGCGGCGGTCATTCTCGTCCCGTTCTTCTGGATGCTGTCGACCGCCCTGCAGGCGAAAGGCGACATCTTCGCGTGGCCGCCCAAGTGGATTCCCGATCCGCCGGTATGGCGCAACTTCGCGGATGCCTGGACGGCGATGCCCTTCAACCGGTATTTGTTCAATACGTTGTTTATCGTTGTCCTGGGGCTGGTGGCGGAGATGGTCAGTGCGACAATCGTCGCGTACGGGTTCGCGCGGTTTCGCTTTCCCGGCAGCGACATCATTTTCATCGTGCTGCTCGCTACGATGATGCTGCCCTTCCATGTTACGTTAATCCCGACGTTTCTGATCTGGCAGAAGCTGGGGCTTGTCGGGCAGTTCGATCCGCTTGTGCTGCGGGCGTGGACGGCCTGGGGACCGTTTTACATCTTTTTGCTCAGGCAGTTTTTCATGACGATCCCGAGAGAGCTGGACGACTCGGCGGAGATCGACGGGGCGAATACGTTCCAGACGTTTTTCCACATTATGCTGCCGCAAATTCGGCCGGCTCTGCTGGCGGTCGCGATCTTCGCCTTTCGGGGTTACTGGAACGATTTTCTCGGGCCGCTTATTTATTTGACGGATATGAACTTGTACACGATGAACGTCGGCATGTATTTCTTCATGGGCGGCGTCAACGAAGCTCCCCAGTGGAACTATCTGATGGCGATGTCCACGCTGGTCGCGCTTCCGGTTATCCTGTTGTTTTTTGCGGCTCAGCGTTACTTCATTGAGGGAATCACCTTCACGGGCATCAAGGATTGACGGCATGTAAGGCCGGCTTAAGGATAGGAGGAAACCGGCATGGTTGTACAAAGAGAGACAATAGTGGAGAGGGATTCGCTCAATCCGTTGATTACTCCCGGCGATGTGAAGCCGTCGCACCCCGATTGGGAAGTGCTCGGCGTGTTTAATGCCGGCGTCGCCGTGTGCGGAGACGAGGTTGTCTTGTTGTTGCGCGTGGCGGAGCGTCCGCGCCAGACCGATTCGCGTTACGTAGTCGTTCCGGCGCTGGATGAGCAGGGTTCGGAGATGACGACGATAAAGCTGGATACGCGCGATCCGGAGCTCGACTTCAGCGACCCTCGCGTCGTCCGGAACCGGAACGGCGGCACGGTGTGCCTCACGTCGATCTCCCATCTGCGCGTCGCGCGCAGCCGCGACGGCCGGAGGTTTACGATCGACGACCGTCCGGGCTTGCGGCCGGAAGGCCGGATGGAAAGGTGGGGCATCGAGGACCCGCGCATCACGTTGATCGACGGCCGATACTATGTGGCGTACAGCGCGGTTTCCGACCTGGGCGTCGCCGTGGGACTGGCGTCAACGTCGGATTTCGCCGAATTCCGCAGGGAAGGGCTCATTCTCGCCCCGACGAACAAGGATGTCGTCTTGTTCCCGGAGCGGATCGGAGGGCATTACTACATGCTGCACCGGCCGGTGCCCGACGGCATCGGCTCGCCCGACATGTGGATCGCCCGGTCGCCCGATCTGCTTCACTGGGGAGACCATCGGTTTCTGATGGGAACGCGCGAGGGGCTGTGGGACAACGCCCGGATCGGCGCCGGGTGCGTGCCGATCAAGACCGACGACGGATGGCTCGTGCTGTACCACGGCGCCGATCGCCGTCACCGGTATTGCATGGGCGCGGCGCTGCTCGATCTGGACGACCCGAGCCGGGTCATTGCGCGCCTGGACGAACCGTTGATGGAGCCCGAAGCCGAATACGAAACCAGCGGCTTTTTCCGCCATGTCGTCTTCGCCTGCGGGGCGATCCGGGAAGGAGACCGGATCGTCATGTATTACGGCGCGTCGGACGATAAGATGGCGCGCGCGACGATCGATATGCGGTTATTAATGAAGCGGCTTAAAACGAATTGAACAGGGAGAGGACGGCCGACACATGGCTCAACTGAAAAACAGCGGCGTGAAATCGTGCGAGGAGCTGCTGACTGCGTTCCGGAAAAGCGAAACGAAGCCGTACGGCGCCGAAAAGATCGTGTTCGGCGGCACGAACGGCAAGGACGTCTACAACATTACGGCTCCTTTCGAGGACGAAGGGGAGCCGGTGATCGCCGGACGCGTGGAACACCGGGACAGCGAGGATTCCGAAATCCGGTTTTTCGTCAATCGGGGCGGCGAGTGGGTGATGAGAGACGGATCGCCCGTCTTTTCGCTCCAGGACCCGTTCCATACGCGTATCGCCGGAGAGCTGATCGTCGGCGGCGTGCAGACGTATCCCCATCCGACGATGGAAGGACGTCTCGGCTGGCGTACGGTATTTTACAGGGGAAGCGGCCTGACGCGGCTTGAGCCGTTTTTCCAGGGCCCCGACTTCATGAAGGATCTGCGGCTCGTCCAGCTTCGGGACGGGTCGATCGGCGTGTTCACGCGTCCCCAAGGCGAGAAGGGGGGCAGGGGGAAAATCGGCTTTACCCGGGTTCACGCGTTGGACGATCTGACGACGGACGTCGTGTCGCAAGCTCCGCTCCTTAACGGACAGTTTCTGGACGACGAATGGGGAGGCTGCAACGAAATTCATCTGCTGTCCAGCGGATTGCTGGGTGTGCTCGGCCATATCGCGCGTTTCGACGAAGCCGGCAACCGGCATTATTACCCGATGGTTTTCGTATTCGATCCGGAAACCGAAACGTTCACCGATATGCAAATCATCGCGGAACGCGCGAACTTCCTGCAGGGACCTTCCAAACGGCCGGATCTGGAGGATGTGGTATTCAGCGGCGGGCTCGTCCGCCGTCCGGGCGGAATCGCCGAGCTGTACGCCGGCGTCAGCGACGCGGAGGCGCACAAAATCACGATCCGCGATCCGTTTGCCGGATTCGACACATGATCGGAGAAGGGCCATCCGGCCTTACGGACGGATGACGCGCGGAGAGCCGATCCATGTTCCCGATACGTGCTCCCGGGCCGTCAGGACGGTGCGGTCGGCATAAACTTCCGCGTACAGGCTCTCGCTGCGCGCTTCGGCGACCGGCTTGTCGTCCGCGCCGTTCACCCGCCGGACGGACGAGCATCCGATCATGGCAAAAGGGCCTTGGACGTATTGATCGCCGCCCGCCAGCCGGTGGGTGTGTCCCGTGAACAAAATCAATTCGGGAAATCGCGACAACAGGTTGCGCAGCTCCGTGTGCTGGACGATTCCGCGCTCGGAGCTGCCCCCGACCGTGCCGGGCAGAGGCTGATGGATAAAGGCGAATACGGGCCTCGGCTTCGGCCCCGGGCGGTGGGAGTGTTCATGGAGCCGATGCTTCAGCCAGATCATCTGCCGCTCGCTCAGATAGGCGTCTTCGCCTACCGTCCCGTCCTCGTCGCGGTACCTCTCGCCCGACAGAAACACGAACAAGCGGTCGCGCAGCCAAACGTGATGATAGGGGGCGCCGTATCCGAAGCTCCTCTGGAACAAGCTGACCGCTTTGCCGCTGCTCCAATCGGGGGAGAGACGTCCTCCATAATCGTAATGGCCATCGCGCTGCCGCCACATTCCGTAAAAATCGTGATTGCCCATCACCGCGTGAACCGGCGCATGGGGGACTTCCCCGAGAATGCGCCTCAGCGCGCGGTAGTCTTCGGGCGCGCCTTCCGTCAGATCGCCGTTCAGGACAAGCAAGTCCAGATCAGGTTTGACGCTGCGGTAATCCAGCAGCGCTTGCCGGAACAACCGCTGCGATTCGGGATGGCGGGCGCTGACATGCAGGTCGCTCAGGACGGCAAACGTGAGGAGCGGAGTGTCGGCGGCGGAAGCGGGGCCGGCGGGCGGGACGGCTTCCGCCGGTGCGGGCGCGGCGAGCGGCGGCACAGACGCGGACAAGTTCACGGCCGCGGCCAGCGCTGCCGCCGCGAACAGAAGCAGGCCGGACCATCTGTCGGGACGATTGCGGAGCATGGGAAATCCTCCTCTCGCCTTTATTCCGAACAGGCGATTTCTACCTTAACGTTAACCGGCAACCGCCCGGCTATGCATGAGGGTGGCGGGCGGAGCTCCGCCGGTCTGATGAAAGCTTCCGGAATCGGCCATACTATCGGGAAGAATCACGCACATTTCCAATCCGACGAGGAGGCACGAATCATGGCGAAGCTTAACCGGAACGACTCGCTGGAGCAGCGGGCCCAACAGGCGCAGAACGCTTCGGGAGCCGCGGCGCGCGAGACGGAAGCGGCGGACGCCGGCATCAACAAAAAGCTGAACGGGCCGAACCGTCCGTCAACCTGAGGAGTGAACCGTTATGACCGGGCAACGTGAGGATCAAGTTCCGGATATACCGGATGACGGCTACAAGGGTGTGCGGCCGGCCAAGACGCGGGACGACCCGTCGTTGGACCCGTACGAGCTGGAATTTCGGCCGGAATTCCGGGAGGGGCGCGGGCCGCAAGGGCCGTTCGTCAACTCCTATGGCGTCGTGATCGGAGACCGCGATTACGAGTCGCCGAATTCGCCGCTGGAGCAGTGGAGCCGCGACACCGATCCCGCTGTGATGGCGGGGGAGGGATGGGTTCATCCCTTCAAGGACGTCGGTTTCTCATCGGCGGAAAACCGCGAACTGTTCGAGCAAGGAATTCCGCCGGGACAGCCGGGGGCGATGTTTATGCATCCCGACAAAAACACGGCTTACGGCGCCTATCGGGCGGACAACGGCAAAGACGAATCATAAAGCAGGCGGGGCGCTCGCGTTGGCGGGCGCTCTTTTGCGTTCGCTTTGCTCCCCGGGGCTTAAGGTGTATAATGAACACAAACTCGCGTTTTACCTTTGAATCGAGGAGGAATCGAACATGTCGATGTCTTTTGAACAATACATGCGCGATATGGTGCAGCCGATGCGGGACGAATTGACCCGCTTGGGGATCAAGGAGCTGCGCACGCCGGAGG
The nucleotide sequence above comes from Paenibacillus thermoaerophilus. Encoded proteins:
- a CDS encoding carbohydrate ABC transporter permease, which gives rise to MTITAKHWKALRLGVIYAITTLLAAVILVPFFWMLSTALQAKGDIFAWPPKWIPDPPVWRNFADAWTAMPFNRYLFNTLFIVVLGLVAEMVSATIVAYGFARFRFPGSDIIFIVLLATMMLPFHVTLIPTFLIWQKLGLVGQFDPLVLRAWTAWGPFYIFLLRQFFMTIPRELDDSAEIDGANTFQTFFHIMLPQIRPALLAVAIFAFRGYWNDFLGPLIYLTDMNLYTMNVGMYFFMGGVNEAPQWNYLMAMSTLVALPVILLFFAAQRYFIEGITFTGIKD
- a CDS encoding metallophosphoesterase family protein yields the protein MLRNRPDRWSGLLLFAAAALAAAVNLSASVPPLAAPAPAEAVPPAGPASAADTPLLTFAVLSDLHVSARHPESQRLFRQALLDYRSVKPDLDLLVLNGDLTEGAPEDYRALRRILGEVPHAPVHAVMGNHDFYGMWRQRDGHYDYGGRLSPDWSSGKAVSLFQRSFGYGAPYHHVWLRDRLFVFLSGERYRDEDGTVGEDAYLSERQMIWLKHRLHEHSHRPGPKPRPVFAFIHQPLPGTVGGSSERGIVQHTELRNLLSRFPELILFTGHTHRLAGGDQYVQGPFAMIGCSSVRRVNGADDKPVAEARSESLYAEVYADRTVLTAREHVSGTWIGSPRVIRP
- a CDS encoding glycoside hydrolase family 130 protein; this encodes MVVQRETIVERDSLNPLITPGDVKPSHPDWEVLGVFNAGVAVCGDEVVLLLRVAERPRQTDSRYVVVPALDEQGSEMTTIKLDTRDPELDFSDPRVVRNRNGGTVCLTSISHLRVARSRDGRRFTIDDRPGLRPEGRMERWGIEDPRITLIDGRYYVAYSAVSDLGVAVGLASTSDFAEFRREGLILAPTNKDVVLFPERIGGHYYMLHRPVPDGIGSPDMWIARSPDLLHWGDHRFLMGTREGLWDNARIGAGCVPIKTDDGWLVLYHGADRRHRYCMGAALLDLDDPSRVIARLDEPLMEPEAEYETSGFFRHVVFACGAIREGDRIVMYYGASDDKMARATIDMRLLMKRLKTN
- a CDS encoding DUF3905 domain-containing protein — protein: MTGQREDQVPDIPDDGYKGVRPAKTRDDPSLDPYELEFRPEFREGRGPQGPFVNSYGVVIGDRDYESPNSPLEQWSRDTDPAVMAGEGWVHPFKDVGFSSAENRELFEQGIPPGQPGAMFMHPDKNTAYGAYRADNGKDES
- a CDS encoding substrate-binding domain-containing protein; translated protein: MPKKIVMQDIADRLKISKNSVSQALSGKDGVSEETRRKVIRTAEEMGYQYERKRSRGGSKQARSIGLIASEFTFTTKTFFGDIFLAIEREAQQHNIRLLIQSVNPSARDTLTLPDFIDDRLVEGVLVLSHISTDYINKVISRDIPTVLVDHHHPLIQADAVLTNNRFGAYLAVKHLIDLGHRHIAVIGNTDASPSYQERWEGYMLALRDHGIEPRQDLMFVHVKEDETWISETVQSLRQQPSAWFCLNDGFAFFVCAALKHLGLRIPEDVSICGFDNSHFSQISDPKITTMDIDLDQFARKAFAQLLWRIKHPGDVHRETLLPTKLIRRESTDTCAGGGT
- a CDS encoding MTP-1 family protein, with amino-acid sequence MAQLKNSGVKSCEELLTAFRKSETKPYGAEKIVFGGTNGKDVYNITAPFEDEGEPVIAGRVEHRDSEDSEIRFFVNRGGEWVMRDGSPVFSLQDPFHTRIAGELIVGGVQTYPHPTMEGRLGWRTVFYRGSGLTRLEPFFQGPDFMKDLRLVQLRDGSIGVFTRPQGEKGGRGKIGFTRVHALDDLTTDVVSQAPLLNGQFLDDEWGGCNEIHLLSSGLLGVLGHIARFDEAGNRHYYPMVFVFDPETETFTDMQIIAERANFLQGPSKRPDLEDVVFSGGLVRRPGGIAELYAGVSDAEAHKITIRDPFAGFDT
- a CDS encoding ABC transporter substrate-binding protein; translation: MKKRVSLITTVVFLLFLVLSACSGDDASQPSASPTTAEKVKIRLSTWAGADEAKELQAILDKLNAKSTRYEIVQDSNPAEYDTRLITQLSGDSGPDLFWISAQRAAQFSAEGALLDITDRLKGSSHPAGKTDDYYESSLQPFTHNGKIYGLPWLQQPVMMYVNKSLFDKAGIKYPDETWTWDQFLDAATKLTKDSSGKHAGEPGFDRNNIVQWGFTVNGWPPVQMFIWQNGGEVISEDLKSSPIDSPEAIRAFKFYADLIKGPVTPSQQIIRDRGFDQMFRNGQVAMFMGGAADNLDSTVENVQAYMVPAGPSGVRATFGDILGMGINAKTKHADAAFEALLDLTDAIHHWKIMPPRKSLADLKTLQELHPKKAHSLEAIIASMQYARPYRYFQNYPNWDNVFWTQLMDPIVNAGADPEQLIPKVKPLLENALK
- a CDS encoding carbohydrate ABC transporter permease — encoded protein: MDHYTATLVRWMLVPVMLFAVAAALYAVFRKIGWKRKQAMGLALISPWLTGFVLFTVYPLLDSLYLSFTRSSLFGKTVWVGLDNYIKLFTNDIEFWPSVRITLLYAALSLPIGVLGALLVAMLLNNKIKGIGIYRTIYFLPAVLPEVAVALLWRWMFNSESGVINYALSPVYTTFGWGKPNWFGDPDFVLPAFVIMSVWGVFGTNTVVFLAGLQGVPRSLYEAAEIDGASAFRKFWHITVPQISPVILLQVVMGMIGALQIFTIAMFVRPTSAAGKFMNQLVYERGFTQLHMGEASAIAWVLFILILALTLLVFRSTPAWVHYESDVRR